A genomic stretch from candidate division WOR-3 bacterium includes:
- a CDS encoding pitrilysin family protein translates to MELKIFTGTLSNGLRVVVNEDDENTMVAAALLYEAGSRMEREGITGISHILEHMMYKGTEKIGPEEYSKRIQRLGGYDNAYTSKDYTVYYVYLPPGTLGEFLSMEGDRMVNLKLRDFKEEMEVIKDERRYSSVDNPIEYFMEEFWWRLFKVHPYRFPVIGLEDDLNRIKEADVIEYYKKFYTPANAILAVAGKVKFEEVMELADKYFSNINKNSKPELSVPLEPEQRQKVEFEVKRKNSTPVIAIGFKIVPFGDPLIPVFDVLSEMLGGGKWGILVRELVYDKNVFASLRCETSYLKDHGVFVLVGVPYPGVDIKNAESILENKFYDALHQLGEDDLNTAKNKLLTEYYFDLESVRDLVFDLAEFELMGKIEDITKYPEILKSVTLEDVRKVFAQYFGVEKETVGVLNEE, encoded by the coding sequence ATGGAACTGAAAATTTTTACCGGTACGCTTTCCAATGGATTACGAGTCGTGGTGAATGAGGATGATGAAAATACAATGGTGGCTGCTGCCTTGCTTTACGAAGCGGGAAGCAGAATGGAGCGGGAAGGAATAACTGGCATTTCGCATATTCTTGAACACATGATGTATAAGGGAACAGAAAAAATAGGGCCGGAGGAGTATTCGAAAAGAATTCAAAGGCTTGGTGGATACGATAATGCTTATACTTCCAAGGATTATACTGTTTATTATGTCTATTTGCCTCCTGGAACCCTCGGTGAATTCCTAAGTATGGAAGGGGATCGGATGGTTAATTTAAAACTTCGGGATTTCAAGGAGGAGATGGAAGTCATTAAAGATGAGAGAAGGTACTCTTCTGTGGACAATCCAATAGAATATTTCATGGAAGAGTTCTGGTGGAGGCTTTTCAAGGTTCATCCATATAGGTTTCCCGTAATAGGTCTTGAGGATGATTTGAACAGAATAAAAGAGGCTGACGTGATCGAATATTATAAAAAGTTTTATACTCCGGCCAATGCTATTCTTGCAGTGGCGGGTAAGGTGAAGTTTGAGGAAGTGATGGAATTGGCTGATAAATATTTTTCCAATATTAACAAAAATAGTAAGCCTGAACTTTCGGTACCCTTGGAACCTGAACAAAGGCAAAAGGTTGAATTTGAAGTGAAGAGAAAAAATTCAACTCCGGTGATTGCAATTGGCTTCAAAATAGTCCCCTTTGGAGATCCCTTGATTCCTGTATTTGATGTTTTAAGTGAGATGCTCGGTGGTGGGAAGTGGGGCATCCTTGTAAGAGAATTGGTCTACGATAAGAATGTTTTTGCCTCTCTAAGGTGTGAGACGAGTTATTTAAAAGACCATGGGGTTTTCGTTTTAGTGGGGGTGCCTTACCCGGGAGTGGATATCAAAAATGCCGAGTCAATTTTAGAAAACAAATTTTATGATGCTCTTCACCAACTGGGAGAAGATGACCTTAATACTGCCAAAAACAAACTGTTAACAGAGTACTACTTTGATCTCGAATCGGTCAGGGATTTGGTCTTTGATCTGGCAGAGTTTGAACTGATGGGTAAGATTGAAGATATTACAAAATATCCCGAAATTTTGAAAAGCGTGACCCTTGAAGATGTTAGAAAGGTTTTCGCCCAGTATTTTGGCGTGGAAAAGGAGACCGTGGGAGTGCTTAATGAAGAGTGA
- a CDS encoding pitrilysin family protein yields MKSEVKFFELKNGIKVHYVRKDKLPIFYANVLFNRGSIDEQDKRGIHNFTLRLLAEGPEGKSPVEFSKELEKLGLRIKTRSGYSFTTFELDGLSDFFLDALIKLEELIRKPAFREEDFKRLKDQYFTAVKLGFQDPEFVSSYFSNMFYFKDVPPLSALPDFGFVRDVLGLTLEDVKNYYTSLYDNSNFSVVIVSNLEISEFKEKIENLNLPLGQRSSSRSIEVPEFKFDKVFIVNMDIEQAHLKIINPAVKRNDPIYGAVKVANFIWGGSDFSSRLMKRVRVKEGLSYSVNSVVNFGIPLNGDIIAPYSVISCETELNKARKAFDAILEEKTKVLRDGFEKEELEHAIQFFKGSIPLLVESYAQLLSMITEEIIYGLPYFHWEEELRAIEKLTIDEVNKGAQVLLSFESPFVLIVGKAKKLKNQFKDFDIEVIEPEKYL; encoded by the coding sequence ATGAAGAGTGAAGTCAAGTTTTTTGAGCTGAAAAACGGCATAAAAGTTCATTATGTAAGAAAGGATAAGCTTCCCATTTTTTATGCCAATGTCCTATTCAATAGAGGTTCTATTGACGAGCAGGACAAGAGAGGCATTCATAACTTTACTTTAAGACTCTTAGCCGAAGGTCCGGAGGGGAAGTCACCTGTTGAATTTTCGAAGGAACTTGAAAAGCTTGGCCTTAGAATAAAGACCCGCTCCGGGTATTCCTTTACCACCTTCGAGCTCGACGGATTATCGGATTTCTTTTTAGATGCCCTTATAAAGCTTGAAGAACTTATAAGAAAGCCTGCTTTCAGGGAAGAGGACTTTAAAAGGCTTAAGGATCAATACTTTACCGCGGTTAAGCTGGGATTTCAGGACCCTGAATTTGTTTCCTCTTACTTTTCCAATATGTTTTATTTTAAAGATGTTCCGCCACTCTCTGCTTTGCCCGATTTCGGGTTCGTAAGGGATGTCCTTGGTTTAACCCTCGAAGATGTCAAAAATTATTATACGAGTCTTTATGATAATTCCAATTTTTCCGTTGTTATTGTCTCGAACCTGGAAATTAGTGAATTTAAGGAAAAGATTGAAAATTTGAACCTTCCACTCGGTCAGAGATCGTCGAGTAGGTCTATTGAAGTTCCGGAGTTTAAATTCGATAAAGTTTTTATAGTGAATATGGACATTGAACAGGCCCATTTGAAAATCATAAATCCCGCAGTAAAGAGGAACGATCCGATTTATGGCGCCGTTAAGGTGGCAAACTTCATCTGGGGTGGTTCCGATTTCTCTTCGAGACTAATGAAAAGGGTGAGAGTTAAGGAAGGATTAAGTTATTCCGTAAATTCTGTGGTGAACTTCGGGATTCCGCTCAATGGTGATATTATTGCCCCTTATAGTGTTATTTCCTGCGAGACTGAGTTGAATAAGGCCAGAAAGGCCTTTGATGCAATTCTCGAAGAGAAGACCAAGGTTTTAAGAGATGGGTTTGAAAAAGAGGAATTGGAACACGCCATTCAATTTTTTAAGGGCAGTATTCCTCTTCTTGTTGAGAGTTATGCTCAACTCCTTTCGATGATTACGGAAGAAATTATTTACGGATTGCCCTATTTTCATTGGGAAGAGGAACTCAGAGCTATTGAGAAGCTAACTATCGATGAGGTTAACAAAGGGGCTCAAGTGTTGCTCAGCTTTGAAAGCCCCTTCGTTCTGATTGTGGGGAAGGCCAAAAAATTGAAGAATCAATTCAAGGATTTTGACATTGAAGTGATAGAGCCAGAAAAGTATTTGTGA
- the smpB gene encoding SsrA-binding protein SmpB, which yields MKKGPERIIVKNQKAYHDYEILETFEAGIVLKGSEVKSIKEGKVSLKEAYADIIGNEVYIINMHVTPYEKDKVSKLNPTRPRKLLLHRYEIKRLIGKIKEKGLTLIPLMIIEKRNLIKVVLGLGRGKKLYEKREEIKKRIIEREIQRAMKKEFDY from the coding sequence ATGAAGAAAGGACCGGAAAGAATAATTGTCAAAAACCAAAAGGCTTATCACGATTATGAAATCCTTGAAACTTTTGAGGCAGGGATTGTTCTCAAAGGCAGCGAGGTGAAGTCTATTAAGGAAGGCAAAGTCTCGCTTAAAGAGGCTTATGCAGATATTATAGGTAACGAGGTTTATATCATCAACATGCATGTTACCCCTTATGAGAAGGATAAGGTCTCAAAGCTAAATCCAACGAGGCCGAGAAAGCTATTATTACATAGGTATGAGATAAAGAGGCTCATTGGCAAGATCAAGGAGAAAGGCCTCACTTTAATTCCCCTTATGATCATTGAGAAGCGGAACCTAATAAAGGTGGTTCTTGGACTTGGTCGAGGTAAGAAACTCTACGAAAAACGCGAAGAGATAAAGAAGAGGATAATCGAGAGGGAGATTCAGAGGGCGATGAAAAAGGAGTTTGATTATTGA
- a CDS encoding aspartate carbamoyltransferase catalytic subunit yields the protein MQIKRKDLLGLEDLTREEIEIILDTAKSMREILDRPIKKVPTLKGKTVVNMFFEPSTRTQSSFDLAAKRLSADTVSVSTKGSAVQKGESLLDTLLNIDAMKADAFIVRHWASGAPHFLAKHTEAAVINAGDGTHEHPTQALLDMLTMEDRFGKIEGLRVLIVGDILHSRVARSNIFGLKKMGAHVTLAGPPTLLPEYFKELGVEICYDIDEAVKDKDVIMALRIQKERLEEAYFPSIREYRKYFGITRERLKKASKNAVIMHPGPVNWGVELDFDLIQERESLILDQVTNGVAIRMAVLYLFIRGEKAHE from the coding sequence ATGCAGATAAAAAGAAAGGACCTTTTGGGTCTTGAGGACCTTACAAGGGAGGAGATTGAAATTATTTTGGATACTGCTAAATCTATGAGGGAAATCCTTGATAGGCCTATTAAGAAAGTTCCCACCTTAAAGGGGAAGACCGTTGTAAATATGTTTTTCGAACCGTCCACTAGAACTCAATCCTCCTTTGATCTCGCCGCCAAAAGACTTTCGGCGGATACTGTGAGTGTCTCGACAAAGGGTTCGGCGGTTCAGAAGGGCGAATCCCTTCTTGATACTCTTTTAAATATTGATGCAATGAAAGCCGATGCCTTTATCGTTCGTCACTGGGCCTCTGGTGCACCACACTTTTTGGCAAAGCATACAGAGGCTGCTGTTATTAACGCAGGCGACGGGACTCATGAACATCCTACCCAGGCACTTCTGGATATGCTTACAATGGAAGATAGGTTTGGAAAGATTGAAGGACTGAGGGTTTTAATTGTTGGCGACATTCTCCATTCGAGGGTGGCTCGGTCCAACATCTTTGGACTTAAAAAGATGGGGGCTCACGTAACCTTAGCTGGTCCACCTACCCTTTTACCCGAATATTTTAAGGAACTTGGTGTAGAAATATGCTATGATATCGATGAGGCAGTGAAGGATAAAGATGTTATCATGGCCTTGAGGATCCAGAAGGAGAGACTGGAGGAGGCCTATTTCCCTTCCATAAGGGAGTATCGAAAATATTTTGGAATTACGAGGGAGAGGCTAAAAAAGGCTAGCAAAAATGCTGTGATTATGCACCCTGGTCCTGTAAACTGGGGGGTCGAACTGGACTTTGACCTTATTCAAGAAAGAGAATCTCTAATTTTAGACCAGGTTACTAACGGTGTCGCTATAAGAATGGCAGTTTTGTACCTTTTTATACGAGGAGAAAAGGCCCATGAATAG
- a CDS encoding metallopeptidase TldD-related protein: protein MGKYIDTERYHLIAEEVIRASNGQIVELMIVHTIQDNARFMESTITQYGRINDLRLTVRVRFGNKSGVATTNSITKDGILDVVKMAEQSALNAKEDPFLPDPEEKKELEHEQIDPAVAEMGPDEKSRFLGKIFSEFSEDFIFHGTLRSSLNYVGIFNNLGLKSDFSYTALNMTMIIEDAEEKDTFWLQHTSPDLDSLNYDKYSQKIREFLKMRYPNVHVKPGKYTVILSPYALKDVLDFMQYVGFSASALEMRMSFLKDMEGEKVFAEAFTLEDRPLRKENFSMPFDFEGVEKKNLTIFEDGVFKRFIYDKKLAKKLKKKTTGHAMDLIDSFAFAGHLEMKGGEKSVQELIEESPDIIYVTRLHYVNVLDPTTFTLTGMTRDGTFRVRHGRQWARLPNLRFHVNFKELFNNITGISKEREYVGQPDSYSFDLPVAYLLPHVRCEGFNVIGFSTEED, encoded by the coding sequence ATGGGAAAATATATAGACACTGAAAGGTATCATTTGATCGCAGAGGAAGTAATCAGGGCATCTAATGGACAAATTGTTGAGCTAATGATCGTTCACACAATTCAGGACAATGCCCGATTTATGGAAAGCACTATTACTCAGTATGGAAGGATCAATGATCTTAGACTTACGGTAAGGGTCAGGTTTGGAAATAAAAGCGGTGTGGCTACCACCAATTCCATTACAAAGGACGGAATTTTAGATGTTGTCAAGATGGCTGAACAAAGTGCTTTAAATGCAAAAGAGGACCCATTCTTACCAGACCCGGAAGAGAAGAAAGAATTGGAACATGAACAGATCGATCCCGCCGTTGCGGAAATGGGACCCGATGAAAAGTCCAGGTTTCTTGGGAAAATTTTTAGCGAGTTTTCTGAGGATTTTATATTCCATGGTACACTGAGATCGAGCTTAAATTACGTTGGCATTTTTAATAACTTGGGGCTTAAGTCTGATTTTTCTTATACTGCTTTAAATATGACAATGATTATAGAGGATGCGGAGGAAAAAGACACCTTCTGGCTACAGCATACAAGTCCTGACCTCGATTCTTTAAACTATGATAAATACTCTCAGAAAATAAGAGAGTTCCTGAAGATGAGGTATCCAAATGTGCATGTGAAACCAGGAAAGTACACGGTTATCCTTTCCCCTTACGCCCTTAAAGATGTTCTCGATTTCATGCAATATGTGGGTTTTTCTGCATCTGCCTTAGAGATGAGGATGTCTTTTTTAAAGGATATGGAAGGGGAGAAGGTATTTGCGGAAGCCTTTACCTTAGAAGATCGGCCCCTCAGAAAGGAGAACTTTTCGATGCCCTTTGATTTTGAAGGTGTAGAGAAGAAAAATCTTACAATTTTTGAAGATGGAGTTTTCAAAAGGTTCATTTACGATAAGAAGCTTGCTAAAAAATTGAAGAAGAAAACCACGGGTCATGCCATGGATCTAATAGATTCCTTTGCCTTTGCAGGGCACTTGGAAATGAAAGGTGGAGAAAAGAGTGTTCAGGAACTTATCGAAGAATCTCCTGACATTATTTATGTAACGAGATTGCATTATGTAAATGTCCTTGACCCCACAACCTTCACCCTAACGGGGATGACGAGGGATGGAACTTTCCGAGTAAGGCACGGGAGGCAATGGGCGAGGCTTCCTAATTTAAGATTTCACGTCAATTTTAAGGAACTTTTTAACAATATCACTGGAATCTCGAAAGAGAGGGAATATGTCGGGCAACCGGATTCCTACTCCTTTGATCTTCCTGTAGCCTATCTTTTACCGCATGTAAGATGTGAAGGCTTTAATGTAATAGGGTTCAGCACTGAAGAGGATTGA
- the glnA gene encoding type I glutamate--ammonia ligase encodes MEIREIQDLIEKNEIKVVDLWFHCILGRLRHVSIEPTYFLKGFTKGIGIDGSSVPGYAEVHNSDMRLIPDLDSAFLDPVREGVLVVYSNLYYSDTHEPYPIYPRNVLRKTLELVKKLGVAEEVYILPEFEFYVFKEVDFDETGYYVEFVEEKRLKSSYHIAEPYDAFFELRTEIVQRLKQAGIKVKYHHHEVGGYGQNEVELTFGNALRVCDQVETTKFVIKSVAEKYGFKATFMPKPLFNEAGNGFHFHMYLAKNGESIFYGNEKNLGLSETALYFIGGLLKHARAVSAFVNPSTNSYKRLYSGFEAPVAITYALANRTAAIRIPGYAKGKDVDIEYRPPDATMNTYLGVAAIILAGLDGIKNKIDPGEPFEGKVDMESVKSGKVRLLPSNLKEALDSLREDHEFLTADGVFTEDLINKWIDLKMEEYNRVNLLPHPQEYVDYF; translated from the coding sequence ATGGAGATAAGGGAAATCCAGGATTTGATTGAAAAGAATGAGATCAAGGTCGTTGACCTCTGGTTTCACTGCATCCTTGGCAGGTTAAGGCATGTCAGTATAGAACCTACGTACTTTTTGAAGGGGTTTACTAAAGGAATTGGGATTGATGGTTCCAGCGTACCCGGATACGCAGAAGTTCACAATTCAGACATGAGGTTAATCCCGGACCTGGATAGTGCTTTTCTTGACCCTGTGAGGGAAGGGGTTCTTGTAGTTTATTCAAACCTTTATTATTCCGATACCCATGAGCCTTATCCAATTTATCCACGGAATGTACTGCGTAAAACCCTTGAGCTCGTTAAAAAACTTGGTGTGGCTGAGGAAGTTTACATCTTGCCCGAGTTTGAATTTTATGTATTTAAGGAGGTTGATTTTGACGAAACAGGTTACTATGTCGAATTTGTGGAAGAAAAAAGGTTAAAATCAAGCTACCATATTGCTGAACCCTATGACGCCTTTTTTGAGCTAAGGACAGAGATAGTGCAGCGCCTCAAACAGGCAGGGATCAAGGTAAAATACCATCATCATGAGGTGGGGGGCTATGGTCAAAATGAGGTTGAGCTGACCTTCGGTAATGCCCTTAGGGTCTGTGATCAGGTCGAAACTACGAAGTTTGTGATTAAAAGCGTGGCAGAAAAGTATGGCTTTAAGGCTACCTTTATGCCCAAGCCTCTTTTCAATGAGGCAGGCAATGGTTTTCATTTTCATATGTATTTAGCTAAAAATGGTGAATCTATTTTCTATGGAAACGAGAAAAACCTCGGCCTAAGCGAAACAGCCCTTTATTTCATCGGCGGACTCTTAAAACATGCAAGGGCTGTAAGTGCCTTTGTTAACCCTTCTACGAATTCGTATAAGAGACTTTATTCAGGTTTTGAAGCACCTGTAGCAATTACCTACGCTTTAGCTAACAGGACTGCAGCGATTAGAATTCCAGGTTATGCAAAGGGTAAGGATGTGGACATTGAGTACAGGCCACCGGATGCAACAATGAATACTTATCTTGGCGTCGCTGCGATCATTCTTGCGGGTTTAGATGGAATCAAAAATAAAATTGACCCCGGTGAGCCCTTTGAAGGAAAAGTAGATATGGAATCCGTTAAATCAGGTAAGGTAAGGCTGCTTCCTTCTAACTTAAAGGAAGCCCTGGATTCCCTTAGAGAAGACCACGAATTTTTGACAGCGGATGGGGTTTTCACGGAAGACTTGATTAACAAGTGGATAGATTTGAAGATGGAAGAATACAACAGGGTTAATCTGTTACCTCATCCACAGGAATATGTGGATTATTTCTAA
- a CDS encoding dihydroorotase yields MNRKLFKGGNVVDVLRRKVSKADVLVEEGFILAVEPSIEASDAEVINCDGLFIVPGLIDMHAHLREPGEEHKEDIGTGTSAAIHGGYVAVVSMPNTNPPCDNRSVVEYILRRSKEEDKAEVLPCGTITKGRKGLELAELSDMHEGGAVAFSDDGSWVQHSGVMRRALEYTKFFNGLIISHAEDSTLTHMGLANESALTTKLGLRGMPIAAETIAIFRDIELARLTGGRLHIAHVSSKDSIELIKRAKEADIKVTAEVTPHHLLFDENKLVDYDSNYKVNPPLRSAEDREALLDALKKGIIDVIATDHAPHADFEKMDEFNAAPFGMIWLDFAFPVLYQSLVTSGKLDLIKLVESMSLKPAKILGLEKLGAIEKGYRASFFAFNPETEIKIDREFIKSRAYNTPLYNFKVKGKIEWTLKDGKIYRH; encoded by the coding sequence ATGAATAGAAAGCTTTTTAAAGGCGGAAACGTTGTCGATGTCTTAAGGCGGAAGGTATCAAAGGCGGATGTTTTAGTTGAAGAAGGTTTCATATTAGCCGTTGAACCATCGATTGAGGCTTCGGATGCGGAAGTAATAAATTGCGATGGACTTTTTATCGTACCTGGACTTATTGACATGCACGCCCACCTAAGGGAACCGGGTGAGGAGCATAAAGAAGATATAGGGACTGGAACTTCTGCTGCTATTCACGGTGGCTATGTTGCTGTAGTTTCTATGCCCAATACAAATCCTCCCTGCGATAACAGAAGCGTTGTCGAGTACATTCTAAGAAGGTCAAAGGAAGAGGACAAGGCCGAAGTTTTACCCTGTGGAACAATTACTAAGGGCAGGAAGGGTTTAGAGCTGGCAGAACTTTCAGATATGCACGAAGGCGGTGCCGTTGCCTTTTCCGATGATGGAAGCTGGGTTCAGCATAGCGGAGTAATGAGGAGGGCTCTTGAATACACTAAATTCTTCAATGGACTCATTATCTCCCACGCAGAGGATAGTACTCTAACTCATATGGGGCTTGCCAACGAGAGTGCATTAACCACAAAATTGGGCCTTCGTGGAATGCCTATTGCCGCTGAGACTATTGCCATTTTCAGGGATATTGAGCTTGCGCGGCTCACAGGAGGTAGATTGCATATTGCCCATGTCAGCTCAAAAGACAGCATAGAGCTTATAAAGAGAGCAAAGGAAGCAGATATAAAAGTTACTGCCGAAGTTACTCCACACCACCTTCTCTTTGATGAAAACAAGCTTGTTGATTACGATTCTAATTACAAGGTTAATCCTCCATTGAGGAGTGCAGAAGATAGGGAAGCCCTCCTTGATGCACTTAAAAAGGGGATTATTGATGTCATCGCCACCGACCATGCTCCACACGCCGATTTTGAAAAGATGGATGAGTTCAATGCGGCACCTTTTGGCATGATTTGGCTCGATTTTGCTTTCCCTGTTCTATATCAGAGCCTTGTGACTTCGGGGAAATTGGACCTTATCAAACTCGTTGAAAGCATGAGCTTAAAACCCGCAAAAATTCTTGGCTTGGAAAAACTTGGTGCTATAGAGAAAGGCTATAGGGCCTCTTTCTTTGCCTTTAATCCCGAAACTGAGATAAAGATTGATCGCGAATTCATTAAATCGAGGGCTTACAATACTCCTTTGTATAATTTTAAGGTTAAGGGTAAAATTGAATGGACGCTCAAAGATGGGAAAATATATAGACACTGA
- a CDS encoding tetratricopeptide repeat protein: MVALLMLIMAVDPLIQRGDSLFSALKYEEALKQYQMAYEKDKGNYEVLWRLSMAYLNIGEGLENEKEREAYFNKALEFAQRATQVNPEGDWGWTYLAAVNGRIALSKGGKEKVKYAMIIKDAVNKALKLNPNNDLANFIWGSYNFEAATLNPVLRSFAKTLFGEVPQGTIEDAEKYIKKAIELNPGRIQYQYELARVYKYQNKTEQAKEVLKKAVNLKPQTREDYKYLEQARKMLEKLERK, translated from the coding sequence ATGGTTGCTTTATTAATGCTAATTATGGCGGTAGATCCTTTGATCCAGAGGGGTGACTCCTTGTTCAGTGCCTTGAAATATGAGGAGGCGCTAAAACAGTATCAAATGGCATACGAGAAGGATAAAGGAAACTACGAAGTCCTGTGGAGACTCTCCATGGCTTATCTTAACATTGGCGAAGGGCTTGAAAATGAAAAAGAGAGAGAAGCCTATTTTAACAAAGCCCTTGAATTCGCTCAAAGGGCCACTCAGGTAAACCCGGAGGGCGATTGGGGGTGGACTTATTTAGCTGCAGTGAACGGCAGGATTGCGCTTTCAAAGGGCGGTAAAGAAAAGGTAAAATATGCGATGATCATTAAAGACGCCGTTAACAAGGCTTTGAAATTGAACCCTAACAATGACCTTGCCAACTTCATCTGGGGCTCATACAACTTTGAAGCAGCAACTTTGAACCCCGTTCTGAGGAGCTTCGCAAAAACTCTCTTTGGCGAGGTTCCTCAGGGAACTATTGAGGATGCTGAGAAGTACATTAAGAAGGCTATTGAACTAAATCCGGGAAGGATACAATACCAATATGAGCTCGCCAGAGTTTATAAGTATCAAAACAAAACTGAGCAGGCAAAGGAAGTTTTGAAGAAAGCGGTCAACTTGAAACCTCAAACCCGAGAGGATTATAAGTATCTCGAACAAGCACGCAAGATGCTCGAAAAACTGGAGAGAAAATAA